Proteins found in one Pyrus communis chromosome 15, drPyrComm1.1, whole genome shotgun sequence genomic segment:
- the LOC137717812 gene encoding zinc finger protein ZAT10-like: MALQALNSPTLAGSSPFQLETKASSFSYVEPWTKRKRSKRPRLDTSHTEEEEYLALCLIMLARGNRDGDLADTMATKATTSAASHQIITQSPSMEPSTSAAPPANLSYKCSVCDKSFSSYQALGGHKASHRKGSAAGSAVEGPSTSSTTTTSATTTATPSGRSHECSICHKSFPTGQALGGHKRCHYDGGAAGSTATTSAITSSEGVGSTSHAVSHGHPRETFDLNLPALPDFSRDFFVSGEDEVESPHPTKKPRLLLMVKPKMEISQDQQN, translated from the coding sequence ATGGCTCTGCAAGCTCTCAACTCGCCAACACTCGCCGGATCGTCTCCTTTCCAGCTCGAGACCAAAGCCTCGAGCTTCAGCTATGTCGAGCCGTGGACCAAACGCAAGCGTTCCAAGCGTCCACGCCTTGACACCTCTCATACCGAGGAGGAGGAGTACCTCGCCCTCTGCCTCATCATGCTCGCCCGCGGTAATAGAGATGGAGACCTCGCCGATACCATGGCCACTAAAGCAACAACCTCCGCCGCCTCACACCAGATCATCACTCAATCCCCTTCTATGGAGCCCTCCACGTCAGCAGCGCCGCCGGCTAACCTGAGCTACAAGTGCTCTGTTTGCGACAAGAGCTTCTCTTCTTACCAGGCCCTCGGAGGACACAAGGCCAGCCACCGAAAAGGCTCTGCTGCCGGATCGGCCGTCGAAGGCCCGTCCACGTCCTCAACCACCACAACCtccgccaccaccaccgccaccccTTCGGGAAGGTCCCACGAGTGCTCCATATGCCACAAGTCTTTCCCGACCGGTCAAGCCTTGGGCGGCCACAAGCGCTGCCACTACGATGGCGGCGCCGCAGGATCCACCGCTACCACAAGCGCTATAACTTCCTCTGAGGGAGTCGGGTCAACTTCTCACGCGGTCAGCCACGGCCACCCCCGAGAGACGTTTGACCTGAACCTGCCGGCGCTGCCCGACTTCTCCCGCGACTTCTTCGTATCCGGCGAGGACGAGGTGGAGAGCCCACACCCGACGAAGAAGCCCAGGCTCCTGCTGATGGTGAAGCCCAAAATGGAGATTTCACAGGACCAACAAAATTAG
- the LOC137718209 gene encoding LOB domain-containing protein 37-like has protein sequence MSCNGCRVLRKGCSDTCILRSCLYWIDSPEAQGHATLFLAKFFGRSDLLSFVSAVPENQRPALFQSLLFEACGRTVNPVNGAVGLLSSGNWHVCQSAVETVLCGGALRPLQAFTTPTLDESSDAFSRGACTPKNCYYPSASAYYDAERIQPFEAAGLSLKPNLVAAERGRGRGMWICVSAAMDQRRRDTVSFDSEESVMTTTTTRTFESGGGDLKDRKLLNLFV, from the exons ATGAGCTGCAACGGCTGCCGAGTGCTCCGGAAGGGATGCAGCGACACATGCATACTGAGGTCGTGCCTGTACTGGATCGACTCTCCCGAAGCCCAAGGCCACGCCACCCTGTTCCTTGCCAAGTTCTTTGGCCGCAGCGATCTACTCTCCTTCGTCTCCGCCGTACCGGAAAACCAACGCCCCG CTCTGTTTCAGTCTCTGCTGTTCGAAGCGTGCGGCCGCACGGTGAACCCGGTGAACGGAGCGGTGGGGCTTCTGTCGAGCGGGAACTGGCACGTGTGCCAGTCGGCGGTCGAAACGGTGCTCTGCGGCGGCGCTTTGAGGCCGTTACAGGCTTTCACTACGCCTACCCTCGACGAGTCTTCGGACGCGTTCAGCAGAGGCGCATGCACGCCGAAAAACTGCTACTATCCGTCGGCGTCGGCATACTACGACGCGGAGCGAATCCAGCCGTTCGAGGCGGCGGGGCTCTCTCTGAAGCCGAATCTCGTGGCGGCagagagaggaagagggagGGGAATGTGGATCTGCGTAAGTGCCGCGATGGATCAGCGGCGGAGGGATACGGTGTCGTTTGATTCGGAGGAGTCGGTGATGACTACGACAACGACGAGGACCTTTGAAAGCGGTGGCGGCGATCTGAAGGATCGCAAGCTTCTGAACCTTTTTGTCTAA